One stretch of Alcaligenes faecalis DNA includes these proteins:
- the ctaD gene encoding cytochrome c oxidase subunit I has translation MSSVTVDHVANPSGHDDHHHAHATPSGWRRWLFATNHKDIGTMYLIFSFVMLLEGGVLALLLRTELFQPGLQFFRPELFNQFTTMHGLIMIFGAIMPAFVGFANWMIPLQIGASDMAFARMNNFSFWLLPVGAILFTASFFVPGGAPAGGWTMYAPLSLQMGPGMDFTIFAVHILGASSIMGAINIVVTVLNMRAPGMTLMKMPLFCWTWLITAYLLIAVMPVLAAAVTMLLTDRHFGTHFFNAAGGGDPVLYQHIFWFFGHPEVYIMILPAFGIVSAIVPAFSRKALFGYASMVYATAAIAILSFLVWAHHMFSTGMPVTGQLYFMYATMLISIPTGVKIFNWVATMWRGSLSFETPMLFSIGFIFVFTIGGFTGLILAVAPIDIAVHDTYYVVAHFHYVLVAGSLFALFGGAYYWLPKWTGRMYNERLGKIHFWSTMISFNVTFFPMHFLGLAGMPRRYVDYAGQFTDFHQIATIGAFWFGLSQLLLIYIVIQAARGKGEVASAKPWEGAEGLEWTVPSPAPHHTFEIPPVVK, from the coding sequence ATGAGTAGCGTCACCGTCGACCATGTAGCGAACCCGAGCGGACATGATGATCACCATCATGCCCATGCCACCCCTAGCGGCTGGCGTCGCTGGTTGTTCGCCACCAATCACAAAGATATCGGGACCATGTACCTGATCTTCTCCTTTGTGATGTTGCTGGAGGGCGGCGTGCTGGCTTTGCTGCTGCGTACCGAACTGTTCCAGCCGGGCCTGCAGTTTTTCCGGCCCGAGCTGTTTAACCAGTTCACCACCATGCACGGCCTGATCATGATTTTCGGCGCGATCATGCCGGCCTTTGTGGGCTTTGCCAACTGGATGATTCCGCTGCAGATTGGCGCATCGGACATGGCCTTTGCCCGCATGAACAACTTCAGCTTCTGGCTGCTGCCCGTGGGCGCGATTCTGTTTACCGCGTCCTTCTTTGTGCCTGGCGGCGCACCTGCCGGTGGCTGGACCATGTACGCCCCGCTGTCCTTGCAGATGGGACCGGGCATGGACTTCACGATTTTTGCGGTCCACATTCTGGGCGCGTCCTCCATCATGGGGGCCATCAATATTGTGGTGACGGTATTGAATATGCGCGCCCCCGGCATGACGCTGATGAAAATGCCGCTGTTTTGCTGGACCTGGCTGATTACCGCTTACCTGCTGATTGCCGTGATGCCCGTGCTGGCCGCTGCCGTCACCATGCTGCTGACGGACCGTCACTTTGGCACCCACTTCTTTAACGCTGCCGGGGGTGGTGATCCGGTTCTGTACCAGCACATCTTCTGGTTCTTTGGTCACCCCGAGGTCTACATCATGATCTTGCCGGCCTTTGGCATTGTTTCTGCCATCGTGCCTGCCTTCTCACGCAAAGCCCTGTTTGGCTATGCCTCGATGGTGTACGCAACCGCCGCCATCGCGATTCTGTCCTTCCTGGTGTGGGCCCACCACATGTTCTCCACCGGGATGCCAGTAACGGGGCAGCTGTATTTCATGTACGCCACCATGCTGATTTCCATTCCGACCGGGGTGAAGATCTTCAACTGGGTGGCTACCATGTGGCGCGGTTCGCTGTCCTTTGAAACGCCCATGCTGTTTTCCATCGGCTTTATCTTTGTGTTCACGATTGGCGGCTTTACCGGCCTGATTCTGGCCGTGGCCCCGATTGATATTGCGGTACACGACACCTATTACGTGGTGGCTCACTTCCACTATGTGCTGGTGGCCGGTTCCTTGTTCGCCCTGTTTGGCGGTGCCTACTACTGGCTGCCCAAGTGGACGGGCCGCATGTACAACGAGCGTCTGGGCAAGATCCACTTCTGGTCCACCATGATCTCGTTCAACGTGACCTTCTTCCCCATGCACTTTCTGGGTCTGGCGGGCATGCCACGTCGTTATGTGGACTACGCCGGTCAGTTCACGGACTTCCACCAGATTGCCACCATTGGCGCCTTCTGGTTCGGCCTGTCGCAACTGCTGCTGATCTACATCGTGATCCAGGCAGCACGTGGCAAGGGTGAAGTGGCCAGTGCCAAGCCCTGGGAAGGTGCAGAAGGACTGGAATGGACCGTGCCCTCGCCCGCCCCGCACCACACATTTGAAATACCCCCTGTCGTCAAGTAA
- a CDS encoding cytochrome oxidase small assembly protein, translated as MTPEQRRRNRRLGLLLAVFVIAVMAWTFLKGSQFLGQ; from the coding sequence ATGACCCCCGAACAACGCCGTCGCAACCGCCGTCTGGGATTGCTCCTGGCCGTGTTCGTCATCGCCGTCATGGCCTGGACCTTTCTGAAAGGCAGTCAATTTTTAGGACAGTGA
- a CDS encoding DUF2970 domain-containing protein — MDDDFRDLTRRKLSFFQTLKAIAWGFFGVRRGSDHEQDIAKINPVYLIIAALIATVVFVVGLIMVARWFIGQAS, encoded by the coding sequence ATGGATGACGATTTTCGGGACCTCACACGGCGCAAGCTCAGTTTTTTCCAGACATTGAAAGCCATTGCCTGGGGTTTTTTTGGAGTCCGTCGTGGCAGCGACCATGAACAGGACATTGCCAAGATCAATCCGGTCTATCTGATTATTGCCGCCTTGATCGCCACGGTTGTTTTCGTTGTGGGCCTGATTATGGTGGCCCGCTGGTTCATTGGTCAGGCCAGCTGA
- a CDS encoding cytochrome c oxidase subunit 3: MHVETTAHPSKAPYYYVPGLSGHPVRASLSLCLTLLGAATWINNWPGGFWVFLVGILSFLLVLFFWFSDAVRESETGLNSTRVDVSYRWSMSWFIFSEVMFFAAFFGALWYTREIATPLLSDLDHRALLWPDFTGTWPNQGPAGTVAPFQTVGPLWLPTINTALLLTSGVTLTIAHHALRASKRGGAIFWLFMTVALGFAFVACQAYEYMHAYAELNLKFTSGAYGALFYMLTGFHGFHVIIGATMLTVMLIRLMRGHFTAEHHFGFEGAAWYWHFVDVVWLGLYLYVYWF; this comes from the coding sequence ATGCATGTCGAGACTACGGCTCACCCGTCCAAGGCGCCGTATTACTACGTCCCCGGCTTGTCGGGGCACCCGGTACGCGCCAGCCTTTCCCTGTGCCTGACGCTGCTGGGTGCGGCTACCTGGATCAATAACTGGCCGGGCGGCTTCTGGGTGTTTCTGGTCGGGATTCTCAGCTTCTTGCTGGTCCTGTTCTTCTGGTTCAGCGACGCCGTGCGCGAATCCGAAACCGGCCTGAACAGCACACGCGTAGACGTCTCCTATCGCTGGAGCATGTCCTGGTTCATCTTCTCCGAAGTGATGTTTTTTGCGGCCTTTTTCGGGGCACTTTGGTACACCCGCGAAATTGCCACGCCGCTGTTAAGCGACCTGGATCACCGTGCTCTGCTCTGGCCCGACTTCACTGGCACCTGGCCTAATCAGGGCCCTGCTGGCACTGTCGCCCCATTCCAGACCGTAGGACCACTGTGGCTGCCTACGATCAACACGGCCTTGCTGCTGACCTCGGGCGTCACCCTGACCATTGCTCACCACGCCTTGCGTGCCAGCAAGCGTGGCGGCGCGATCTTCTGGCTGTTCATGACGGTTGCGCTGGGCTTCGCCTTTGTGGCCTGCCAAGCCTACGAATACATGCACGCCTACGCCGAACTGAACCTGAAGTTCACCTCTGGCGCATACGGGGCCTTGTTCTATATGTTGACGGGCTTTCACGGCTTTCACGTGATTATCGGCGCCACCATGCTGACGGTAATGCTGATACGGCTGATGCGCGGGCACTTTACCGCCGAACACCACTTTGGTTTTGAAGGTGCCGCCTGGTACTGGCACTTTGTGGACGTGGTGTGGCTGGGCTTGTATCTGTACGTGTACTGGTTCTAG
- a CDS encoding twin transmembrane helix small protein, translating into MRVLVLIVFLGIIVSLGSALVYLMRDRGNSNRMAYALTWRVGLSVALFLFVLLAHYLGWIESTGVPLA; encoded by the coding sequence ATGCGTGTGCTAGTCCTGATCGTGTTTCTGGGGATTATTGTTTCGCTGGGTTCGGCCCTGGTGTATTTGATGCGGGACCGGGGTAATTCCAATCGCATGGCCTATGCTCTGACCTGGCGAGTGGGCTTGTCCGTGGCCCTGTTCCTGTTTGTGTTGCTGGCCCATTACCTGGGTTGGATTGAAAGCACCGGAGTGCCCTTGGCTTGA
- a CDS encoding SURF1 family protein has translation MSSNNPRSSSTRSLLALVCLGLLMLLFISLGRWQLSRAQERQSLAQQIEQGRQQAPLHIDSQASLDKGALWQSVAVHGSWRSELTVLLDNRNFKGKPGYWIATPFVLDEGDLAGSSLLVLRGWLARVPGQTPSVPAAPSGSETISGELMERVPRLFELGSSPLPEHLPGPSGTPPVVQNLALEDLRSRIDLPVLPRVLAQTAPASELQTNWPDPNIDFEKNRGYALQWFGFALIALCAWIGVAWKWLRRSRPNSAPTRKT, from the coding sequence ATGTCCAGCAACAATCCTCGTTCTTCTTCGACTCGATCCCTGCTTGCCCTGGTTTGTCTGGGTTTGCTGATGCTGCTGTTCATTAGCCTGGGGCGCTGGCAACTGAGCCGCGCACAGGAACGTCAAAGCTTGGCGCAACAAATAGAACAAGGCCGCCAACAAGCTCCCCTTCACATTGATTCCCAGGCCAGCCTGGATAAAGGTGCCTTGTGGCAGTCTGTCGCGGTGCACGGCTCCTGGCGCAGTGAGTTAACTGTACTCCTGGATAATCGCAATTTCAAAGGTAAGCCGGGCTACTGGATTGCCACCCCATTTGTGCTGGATGAGGGCGATTTGGCGGGCTCCAGCCTGCTTGTGCTACGTGGTTGGCTGGCTCGCGTACCGGGGCAAACCCCTAGCGTTCCGGCTGCACCTTCCGGCTCCGAAACCATTTCCGGCGAGTTGATGGAACGCGTACCGCGTCTGTTTGAGCTGGGCAGCAGTCCCTTGCCCGAGCACTTGCCCGGTCCTTCGGGCACGCCCCCTGTCGTGCAGAACCTGGCCCTGGAAGATCTGCGCAGCCGCATTGATCTGCCCGTATTGCCGCGCGTACTGGCCCAGACCGCTCCTGCCTCGGAACTGCAAACCAACTGGCCCGACCCGAATATCGACTTTGAAAAGAACCGTGGCTACGCACTGCAATGGTTCGGTTTTGCCCTGATTGCCCTGTGTGCCTGGATCGGTGTAGCGTGGAAATGGCTGCGACGCTCCAGGCCCAACTCTGCCCCTACAAGGAAAACCTGA
- a CDS encoding COX15/CtaA family protein yields MADIRQRYRKLVYLTWFLTLDLIMFGAFVRLTDSGLGCPDWPGCYGKLTPLGAGAHIEQAYQAMPYGPVSWGKAWIEMIHRYVGAALGMLIIAIVWMAWRHRHTLGHSARLALFTLLAVCVQGAFGAWTVTHKLMPIIVTTHLLGGMSVLALMTWLAVRENPGPPVSPVTRRWRPWLIGAFLLLTIQIGLGGWVSTNYAALACMDFPQCHGQWIPEMDLHGGFSLFRALGELPSGEMISQAALTAIHWVHRNMAFLVFLVLGSVAWKLRADPVLRRPATLVLLLLLAQLITGLTTIFFQWPLLIAVLHNGGAAGLVLCCVTLLVRLSRKSTVPQGIQYDKHRYPGSRLAPAPVSGTD; encoded by the coding sequence ATGGCCGATATCCGCCAACGCTACCGCAAGCTGGTTTACCTGACCTGGTTCCTGACTTTGGACCTGATCATGTTTGGCGCTTTTGTACGCCTGACAGATTCAGGGCTGGGCTGCCCGGACTGGCCCGGTTGCTATGGCAAGCTCACGCCGCTGGGTGCGGGCGCACATATCGAACAAGCCTATCAGGCCATGCCCTATGGCCCGGTCAGCTGGGGCAAGGCCTGGATTGAAATGATCCACCGCTACGTAGGCGCGGCCCTGGGCATGCTGATTATTGCCATTGTCTGGATGGCCTGGCGGCACCGCCATACGCTGGGACATTCGGCTCGGCTGGCTCTGTTCACCTTGCTGGCGGTGTGCGTGCAAGGAGCCTTTGGCGCCTGGACCGTGACCCACAAGCTGATGCCCATTATCGTCACCACCCACTTGCTGGGCGGCATGAGCGTACTGGCCTTGATGACCTGGCTGGCCGTACGCGAGAACCCCGGCCCGCCTGTGTCTCCAGTAACCCGCCGCTGGCGACCCTGGTTGATCGGCGCATTTCTCCTGCTGACCATTCAGATTGGTTTGGGTGGCTGGGTCAGCACCAACTACGCTGCGCTGGCCTGCATGGACTTCCCGCAGTGCCACGGCCAATGGATACCCGAGATGGATCTGCACGGCGGATTCTCGCTGTTCCGCGCGCTGGGCGAGCTACCTTCCGGTGAAATGATTTCCCAGGCCGCGCTGACCGCCATCCATTGGGTCCATCGCAATATGGCCTTTCTGGTGTTTCTGGTTCTGGGTTCCGTTGCGTGGAAATTACGCGCCGATCCCGTCTTGCGTCGCCCCGCAACGCTGGTCCTTTTGCTGCTGCTGGCCCAACTCATCACGGGGTTAACCACGATCTTTTTCCAATGGCCTCTTTTGATTGCCGTCCTGCATAATGGGGGAGCTGCCGGTCTCGTTTTATGCTGCGTCACCCTGTTGGTACGGCTTTCCCGCAAGTCGACTGTCCCCCAAGGAATACAGTATGACAAACACCGCTACCCTGGCTCCCGCCTCGCTCCTGCGCCAGTATCTGGTACTGACTAA
- the cyoE gene encoding heme o synthase → MTNTATLAPASLLRQYLVLTKPRVTQLAVFCAVIGMFLAAPGLPDPGTVVAGTLGIWMLAAAAFAINCLIESQIDARMLRTARRGTARGTITPPQVLAMSGLLGGMGMLVLYYWVNPLTMWLTLATFIGYAVIYTVILKPLTPQNIVIGGLSGAMPPALGWAAIANAVPAEAWLLVLIIFIWTPPHFWALALYRQHDYQRSGLPMLPVTHGKTFTTLHVLLYSYILMASSLLPFIIRMSGVLYLVAAILLGARFIQYAHQLHRNYSDELSRKLFRFSIIYLAVLFGALLLDHWVRLI, encoded by the coding sequence ATGACAAACACCGCTACCCTGGCTCCCGCCTCGCTCCTGCGCCAGTATCTGGTACTGACTAAACCAAGAGTCACCCAGCTGGCTGTTTTCTGTGCCGTTATCGGCATGTTTCTGGCTGCTCCCGGCCTGCCCGATCCGGGCACCGTGGTCGCAGGTACGTTAGGCATATGGATGCTGGCGGCTGCCGCCTTTGCCATCAACTGCCTGATCGAAAGCCAGATTGATGCCCGCATGTTGCGCACCGCCCGGCGCGGTACGGCACGCGGCACCATTACCCCACCTCAAGTACTGGCCATGTCCGGCTTGCTGGGCGGCATGGGCATGCTGGTGCTGTATTACTGGGTGAATCCGCTGACCATGTGGCTGACCTTGGCCACCTTCATTGGCTACGCGGTGATCTATACCGTGATCCTCAAACCCCTGACCCCACAGAACATCGTGATCGGCGGTTTGTCCGGTGCCATGCCCCCTGCTTTGGGCTGGGCTGCCATCGCCAACGCTGTACCGGCTGAAGCCTGGCTGCTGGTGCTGATCATCTTCATCTGGACGCCCCCGCACTTCTGGGCATTGGCGCTCTACCGCCAACACGATTACCAGCGCTCCGGCCTACCCATGCTGCCCGTCACCCACGGCAAGACCTTTACAACACTGCATGTGCTGCTCTACAGCTACATCCTGATGGCCTCCAGCCTGCTGCCTTTCATTATCCGCATGAGTGGTGTGCTGTATCTGGTGGCTGCGATCTTGCTGGGCGCGCGCTTCATTCAATACGCCCATCAACTGCACCGCAACTACAGCGACGAGCTGTCCCGCAAGCTGTTCCGCTTTTCCATTATTTATCTGGCGGTTCTGTTTGGGGCGCTGCTGCTGGATCATTGGGTACGCTTGATCTGA